Proteins encoded in a region of the Salmo trutta chromosome 34, fSalTru1.1, whole genome shotgun sequence genome:
- the LOC115173406 gene encoding negative elongation factor E, with protein MVVFPSSLTEEEESLQKKYAKLKKKKKALLALKKQQSSTSQTNQSGLKRTLSDQPVLDTATATEQAKMLIKSGAISAIKSENKNSGFKRSRTLEIKLKDPEKVPGPVAFQPFQRSMSTDEELSEAGKRAHRKSLYESFVTPGDRAARDEEEGSGGLSTSRDMERERDRGDREMDRERERDRERDRDRERDRGSGDRGRDREPRDRERDRSQDGDRERGGDRESRERDGPFRRSDSYPERRGVRKGNTVYVYGTGLVEDNLRSAFSQHGTIIDLSMDSPRNCAFITFEKMESADQAVSELNGSTVGDVPIKVSIARKQPMLEAATGKSVWATLAVQNSAKGSYRDKRNQVVYSEDFL; from the exons ATGGTGGTGTTCCCAAGCTCtttgacagaggaagaggagTCTCTGCAGAAGAAATATGCCAAACTCAAGAAAAAG AAAAAGGCACTGCTGGCTTTGAAGAAGCAGCAGAGTTCAACCAGCCAGACCAATCAGAGTGGATTGAAGCGAA CTTTGTCAGACCAGCCGGTGCTAGATACAGCGACTGCTACAGAGCAGGCAAAGATGCTTATCAAGTCTGGAGCCATCAGCGCCATCAAGTCAGAGAACAAGAATTCTGGCTTCAAGCGCTCTAGAACGCTAGAGATCAAGCTCAAG GATCCAGAGAAAGTCCCAGGCCCTGTGGCTTTCCAACCATTCCAAAGGAGCATGTCCACTGATGAGGAACTTTCTGAG GCTGGCAAAAGAGCCCACAGAAAATCTTTGTACGAGAG CTTCGTCACTCCAGGTGACCGGGCGGCTCGTGACGAGGAGGAGGGAAGTGGCGGCCTTTCCACCAGCAGAGacatggagcgagagagagacagaggagaccgagagatggacagagaaagggagcgcgacagagagagagaccgggacagagagagagaccggggcAGCGGCGACCGGGGCAGGGACAGAGAGCCGCGTGACCGCGAGAGAGACAGGAGCCAGGACGGAGACcgggaaaggggaggagacagagagtcaCGGGAGCGAGACGGACCGTTCAGAC GATCAGACTCGTACCCGGAGCGGAGGGGGGTGAGGAAGGGGAACACGGTGTACGTGTATGGAACTGGCCTTGTGGAGGACAACCTGCGTTCAGCCTTCTCCCAACACGGCACCATCATTGACCTGTCCATGGATTCACCACGCAA CTGTGCATTCATCACCTTTGAGAAGATGGAGTCTGCAGACCAAGCTGTATCAGAG TTGAATGGAAGCACGGTGGGAGACGTCCCCATCAAAGTCAGCATCGCCAGGAAGCAGCCCATGCTGGAGGCAGCCACCGGCAAATCTGTTTGGGCCACTCTGG CTGTGCAGAACAGTGCCAAAGGTTCCTACAGAGACAAGAGAAACCAGGTTGTGTACAGTGAGGATTTCCTATGA